Part of the Pedobacter roseus genome is shown below.
TCTACCAGTTCTACACCCATTAAACGGGCCAAGGTAGTATGTTCGTAATAAGCAGAATTATACATACCCGGACTAAGCAGCACTATGGTTGGGTTAGAAACTGCCCTGGGGGAGAGGGCCATTAAATTTTTATACAGTATGGCCGGATACTCAGTCACACTTCTTACGCCGCACTGCGGAATCAGATCTGGGAATAACCTTTTCGTAATTTCCCTGTTCTCGAGCATGTAACTTACTCCTGATGGTGTGCGTAAATTATCCTCCAGTACATAAAATGTTCCGTCGTGGTCTCTAATCAGATCTATTCCTGCAATGTGGATATAAATATCGTGCAGCACATTCACATTATGCATCTCTCTTAAGAAATGCGGACAGGAATAAATAACATTTATGGGCACAATTTTATCTTTCAGGATAAATTGATTGCTGTAAACGTCTTTTAAGAAAAGATTTAGCGCTTTTAACCTTTGTTTTATTCCTTTTTCTATAAAACTCCATTCAGTTGACGTAATAATTCGGGGAATAATGTCGAAAGGAAAGATTTTTTCGATTCCTTCGCCGCTATCGTACACGGTAAAGGTAATTCCTTGACTCATGAACAGCTTTTTGGCGAGTTCTTCCTTTTTGTTTAAGTTTTCGAGCGATTCTTTAGAGAAATTGTTGATAAAGTTTGTGTAGTGATCCCTGTAATGATCACCATTTAAAAACATTTCGTCATAAGTTTTGGGATGATTTGAATAGTTTTTAATAAAATCTTCTATCATTTTGCTTAAATATTTCCTTAAAATATGTTTTTATATAGAAATAATGATATTTATTATCAATAAAATTAATAATTAGGCTTTTTTGTATCTTATTTAGTTGTGTTTTTTATTTAATTTCTGGTGTTTTTATCTTTTTTAATAAAATATTTAAATTTTTTATTAAAAATACTTGCTAATATTAATAAAATTTGTACTTTTGTAATGCTCGTTAATTATTATTATATATTTGGTTTAAAAAAAGCGCTGGTAACGGCGCTTTTTTTACAAAATTCAAGACTTATTCATAATCAACATAAACCAAACAACCTAAACTAAGTAAGCTCCAGAAAAACTGGGGCTTTTCTTTTTATAGGAATATCGGCATCGCGACTGGAGCGTGGTGGAATAGAAATCCTTCGACTCCGCTCAGGATGGCAAAGTAGAGGATGACGGATAGCGAGGGGAAATTTCTCCGTGGTTTCTGTGCATCCGTGGCAAAAATAGTTAGGTTTTAATAAGAGGAGCGTCATCTAAACTGGAATGGAAAGATCTATCTCGAGTTAGATTTAGCTTAGCTGAGCGTGGTTCCCGGCTGCGTTGCACTCTGATACTATTTATAAACTCCAATAGAAAACTCGTCATTGCGAGGAGGAACGACGAAGCAATCTTTCCTGCTGGCGATTATTGCAAGAAAGATTGCTTCGTCGGCTGAAAAAGCCTTCTCGCAATGACGGACTTTTATTTGAAGAGCCAGCCATAAAAATCATCAAAAAAAAAGCTACCCGTTTTGGATAGCTTTTCAATATATGTTTTGTTGTTGTTATGCTTCTGAGTAAGTGATTTTATTCACGTGTTTATCAATTTCCCATCTTCCTGTTCCTTCTTCGCCAATAACCTCGAACAATTCCAGTGCTCTGCGGGCTTTGTATTCTTCCTCACGTTGTTCTTTTAAGAACCAGTTCAAAAATTCCATGGTTACGAAATCCTGCTCTTTATGGCATTTTGCGGCCAGGTTTTTAAAGCTCTGGGTAATGGCGATTTCTGCTTCTA
Proteins encoded:
- a CDS encoding circularly permuted type 2 ATP-grasp protein, which translates into the protein MIEDFIKNYSNHPKTYDEMFLNGDHYRDHYTNFINNFSKESLENLNKKEELAKKLFMSQGITFTVYDSGEGIEKIFPFDIIPRIITSTEWSFIEKGIKQRLKALNLFLKDVYSNQFILKDKIVPINVIYSCPHFLREMHNVNVLHDIYIHIAGIDLIRDHDGTFYVLEDNLRTPSGVSYMLENREITKRLFPDLIPQCGVRSVTEYPAILYKNLMALSPRAVSNPTIVLLSPGMYNSAYYEHTTLARLMGVELVEGRDLVVKDQKVFMKTTTGLQQVDVIYRRVDDDYIDPLVFNPNSVLGVAGLMGAYRKGNVAIINAVGNGVADDKAVYTYVPDMIRYYLNEEPILKNVPTYQLSNKDELEYVFANINTMVIKKTNGSGGYGMLMGHAATEQETEEYKIEVLKDPRNFIAQPTISLSSAPCFINGKLAPRRIDLRPFALNGPDGISIVPGGLTRVALKEGSLVVNSSQGGGSKDTWVLTS